In the genome of Desulfobaccales bacterium, one region contains:
- a CDS encoding pyruvate carboxylase subunit B: MAGKHPIKFTDTTFRDGHQSLLATRMRSEDIIPFMERMDQMGYFAIEVWGGATFDTTHRFLGDDPWERIRTIKGILKKTPTMMLLRGQNLVGYRNYADDLTYRFVRYTAEAGVDIFRVFDALNDMRNWEVAVKALMDAKKTGLMAHFQAAVCYSLTQRRMGGPIFNLDYYVNFAKKSEDMGADSFVLKDMAGMCSPNDAYAIIKAIKETVKIPIEFHTHYTSGSGSMSYLKAIEAGVDVVDTCLSPFALRTSQPAIEPLVVAVEGTDRETDMNLPKLIEIGYDLENVAKKYRDLLDTSKMAPIDTGVLLHQIPGGMYSNLVNQLKELDALDRIHEVMDELPQTRKELGYPPLVTPTSQIVGIQAVMNVLFGRYNKVTAETQGLAYGLYGKTPAPMDLDVQKLILKGYERGETPTTGRPGDILEPEWDKAVADTKSIAKSEGDILIYALYPTTGMRFLKWKYGLEPIPADVKGKTLEQIALEDAVYTKIKQKKLFAKVKEYLDSLEQAAPEKGSGLRSFNVFVDNQYYQVEVECTSGAPVITGVAPMAAPRPAAAPAPAAAPRPAAAAPAAETLAAGDVPLKAPMPGMIISYSVKVGDKVNNGDLICVLEAMKMQNSLPAPASGVVKAINFEPGASVAKDATIMVIGK; the protein is encoded by the coding sequence ATGGCCGGAAAACACCCCATCAAATTTACAGACACTACCTTTCGTGACGGGCACCAGTCGCTGTTGGCGACTCGCATGCGGTCTGAAGACATCATTCCCTTCATGGAGCGCATGGACCAGATGGGCTACTTTGCCATCGAGGTCTGGGGCGGCGCCACCTTCGACACCACCCACCGTTTTCTGGGCGACGACCCCTGGGAGCGGATCCGCACCATCAAGGGGATTCTCAAAAAGACCCCCACCATGATGCTCCTGCGGGGCCAGAACCTGGTGGGCTACCGCAACTACGCCGACGATCTCACCTACCGTTTCGTGCGCTACACCGCCGAAGCCGGGGTGGACATCTTCCGGGTCTTCGACGCCTTGAACGACATGCGCAACTGGGAAGTGGCGGTCAAGGCCCTCATGGACGCCAAAAAGACCGGCCTCATGGCCCACTTCCAGGCCGCGGTGTGCTACAGCCTGACCCAGCGCCGCATGGGCGGCCCCATCTTCAACCTGGACTATTACGTCAACTTCGCCAAAAAGTCCGAGGACATGGGGGCCGACTCCTTTGTCCTCAAGGACATGGCCGGCATGTGTTCCCCCAACGACGCCTACGCCATCATCAAGGCGATCAAAGAGACCGTCAAGATCCCGATTGAGTTCCACACCCACTACACCAGCGGTTCCGGTTCCATGAGCTATTTAAAAGCCATTGAGGCCGGGGTGGACGTGGTGGATACCTGCCTGTCGCCCTTTGCTCTGCGCACTTCCCAGCCGGCCATCGAGCCGCTGGTGGTGGCGGTGGAAGGCACCGACCGTGAAACCGACATGAATCTACCCAAACTCATCGAGATCGGCTACGATCTGGAGAATGTGGCCAAGAAATATCGGGACCTGTTGGATACCTCTAAGATGGCCCCGATCGACACCGGCGTGCTGCTCCACCAGATTCCCGGCGGCATGTACTCCAACCTGGTGAACCAGCTCAAGGAGTTGGACGCCCTGGATCGCATCCACGAAGTCATGGATGAACTGCCCCAGACCCGGAAAGAGCTGGGTTACCCGCCGCTCGTGACCCCCACCAGCCAGATCGTGGGCATCCAGGCGGTGATGAACGTCTTGTTCGGGCGCTATAACAAGGTGACCGCCGAGACCCAGGGTCTGGCCTACGGCCTCTACGGCAAGACTCCGGCCCCCATGGACCTCGACGTGCAGAAGCTGATCCTCAAAGGCTACGAGCGGGGCGAAACCCCCACCACCGGACGCCCCGGGGACATCCTGGAGCCCGAGTGGGATAAGGCGGTGGCGGATACCAAGAGCATCGCCAAAAGCGAGGGCGACATCCTGATCTACGCCCTGTACCCCACCACCGGCATGCGCTTCCTGAAGTGGAAGTACGGGCTGGAGCCTATCCCCGCCGACGTTAAGGGGAAGACCCTGGAGCAGATTGCCTTGGAAGACGCAGTCTACACCAAGATCAAGCAGAAGAAGCTCTTCGCCAAGGTCAAGGAGTATCTGGATTCCCTGGAACAGGCCGCGCCGGAGAAGGGCTCGGGCCTCAGGAGCTTCAACGTCTTCGTGGACAATCAGTACTACCAGGTGGAGGTGGAGTGCACCTCAGGCGCCCCGGTGATCACCGGTGTGGCCCCCATGGCGGCACCGCGGCCTGCGGCCGCACCTGCGCCCGCAGCGGCTCCCAGACCCGCGGCGGCAGCTCCGGCGGCAGAAACTCTGGCCGCGGGGGACGTGCCGCTCAAGGCCCCCATGCCCGGGATGATCATCAGCTACAGTGTCAAGGTGGGCGATAAGGTCAACAACGGCGACCTGATCTGCGTGCTCGAAGCTATGAAGATGCAAAACTCGCTGCCGGCCCCGGCCAGCGGCGTGGTCAAGGCCATCAACTTCGAACCTGGCGCCTCCGTTGCCAAAGACGCCACCATTATGGTGATCGGAAAGTAG
- a CDS encoding carboxyl transferase domain-containing protein: MKTVSEKIRELKEKEGQIKAMGGAKGVEKQHTSGKLTARERLDLFFDPGTFRETDIFVKHRCVNFGMEKVEIPADGVVTGFGQVNGRPVFAFAQDFTSRAGSLGEMHSKKICKIMDLALKSGVPFVGFNDSGGARIQEGVDSLSAYGQIFYRNAIASGVIPQISAIMGPTAGGAVYSPAMTDFIFMVKNTSYMFITGPDVIKSVTGEEITFEDLGGAMAHNAKSGVAQFACESDADAIDQIKRLLSFLPSNNMEDPPIAACTDPAGREDAALDSIVPDSAGQSYDMHDVIAAIVDNGDFFEPHHYFAQNIITAFARLNGRPIGIIANNPQVMAGCLDVDAADKATRFIRFCDAFNIPLLTIADVPGYLPGSDQEWQGIIRHGAKLLWCYSEATVPKITLVTRKDYGGSYLAMCSRDLGADMVIAWPTAEIAVMGASGAANVIFRKEIKEAADPKAKRQEIIDNYENLLYNPYIAASRGFVDQVIAPRETRPRLIEALEILSTKRETLPAKKHGNIPV, from the coding sequence ATGAAGACCGTATCGGAGAAGATCCGGGAGTTAAAGGAGAAAGAGGGGCAGATCAAGGCCATGGGTGGGGCCAAGGGCGTGGAGAAGCAGCACACCAGCGGCAAACTCACCGCTCGGGAGCGCCTCGACCTCTTTTTTGACCCGGGGACCTTCCGGGAGACCGATATCTTTGTGAAGCACCGCTGCGTCAATTTCGGCATGGAGAAGGTGGAGATCCCCGCTGACGGCGTGGTCACCGGCTTCGGCCAGGTGAACGGCCGCCCGGTCTTTGCCTTTGCCCAGGACTTTACCTCTCGCGCCGGTTCGCTGGGCGAGATGCACAGCAAAAAGATCTGCAAGATCATGGACCTGGCTTTGAAGTCCGGGGTGCCCTTCGTGGGCTTCAACGACTCAGGCGGAGCCCGTATCCAGGAAGGCGTGGACTCACTTTCCGCCTACGGCCAGATCTTCTACCGGAACGCTATCGCCAGCGGCGTCATTCCTCAGATATCCGCCATCATGGGACCCACCGCCGGAGGCGCAGTCTATTCCCCGGCCATGACCGATTTTATCTTCATGGTGAAGAACACTTCCTATATGTTCATCACCGGCCCCGACGTCATCAAGAGCGTCACCGGCGAGGAGATCACCTTTGAGGACTTAGGCGGCGCCATGGCCCACAACGCCAAGAGCGGTGTGGCCCAATTCGCCTGCGAGTCCGACGCTGACGCCATCGACCAAATCAAGCGTCTGCTCAGCTTTTTGCCCAGCAATAACATGGAAGACCCGCCCATCGCGGCGTGCACCGACCCCGCGGGCCGGGAGGATGCGGCCCTGGATAGCATTGTTCCGGACAGTGCCGGCCAATCCTACGACATGCATGACGTGATTGCCGCCATCGTGGACAATGGCGACTTCTTTGAGCCGCACCACTACTTTGCTCAAAACATCATTACCGCCTTTGCCCGTCTGAACGGCAGGCCTATCGGCATTATCGCCAATAACCCGCAGGTCATGGCGGGCTGCCTGGACGTGGACGCCGCGGACAAGGCCACACGCTTTATCCGCTTCTGCGATGCCTTCAATATCCCGCTTTTGACCATCGCCGACGTACCCGGATACCTGCCCGGCAGCGACCAGGAGTGGCAGGGCATTATCCGCCACGGCGCCAAGCTCCTGTGGTGCTACTCCGAGGCCACGGTGCCCAAAATCACCCTGGTGACCCGCAAGGACTACGGCGGCTCGTATCTGGCCATGTGTTCCCGGGATTTGGGCGCTGACATGGTAATCGCCTGGCCAACCGCCGAGATCGCGGTCATGGGGGCCTCGGGCGCGGCCAATGTCATCTTCCGCAAAGAGATTAAGGAAGCCGCGGACCCCAAGGCCAAGCGCCAGGAAATCATCGATAATTACGAAAACCTGCTCTATAACCCTTACATTGCCGCATCCCGGGGGTTTGTGGACCAGGTGATCGCCCCCCGGGAGACCCGGCCCCGGCTCATCGAGGCCTTGGAAATTCTCAGCACCAAGCGGGAGACCCTGCCAGCCAAGAAGCACGGCAATATCCCGGTCTAA
- the pyrF gene encoding orotidine-5'-phosphate decarboxylase, with amino-acid sequence MLTPREQLIFALDVPDKATALSCVHELRDHVGLFKVGLELFLAEGQGLLQELAEIVGGHRIFLDLKLYDIPATVLGAFHTIVHGLALFTVPSDLGPTGLKKIVESSGGAKILAVTVLTSITADDLLALGFEVQFAQDPTSLVVRKAKMAQAAGCHGVVCSGREVKAVKEACGRNFLAVCPGIRPAWSEVPGDDQKRIVTPFEAISNGADYIVVGRPIRQAHVQVAAARQVVEEIAMAQPT; translated from the coding sequence ATGCTAACTCCCCGAGAACAGTTGATTTTTGCTCTGGATGTGCCAGATAAAGCGACTGCCTTAAGCTGCGTACACGAACTTCGTGATCACGTAGGGCTCTTCAAGGTGGGGCTTGAGCTGTTTTTGGCCGAGGGACAGGGCTTGCTCCAGGAATTGGCTGAGATCGTAGGCGGTCATCGGATTTTTCTAGACCTGAAGTTATACGATATCCCCGCTACCGTTTTGGGGGCCTTTCACACCATTGTGCACGGATTGGCACTGTTCACAGTCCCCAGCGACCTAGGGCCTACGGGGTTGAAAAAAATTGTGGAGTCGTCGGGTGGCGCAAAAATATTGGCAGTTACCGTTCTCACCAGCATAACTGCAGATGACCTTCTGGCCCTGGGCTTTGAGGTTCAGTTTGCCCAGGACCCCACCAGCCTGGTAGTGCGCAAGGCCAAAATGGCCCAAGCGGCCGGCTGCCACGGCGTGGTCTGTTCGGGGCGGGAGGTCAAGGCCGTGAAGGAGGCCTGTGGGCGAAATTTTCTGGCGGTTTGCCCCGGTATCCGCCCGGCCTGGTCCGAGGTACCTGGAGACGACCAAAAGCGCATTGTCACGCCTTTTGAGGCCATCAGCAATGGCGCCGACTACATCGTGGTGGGCCGCCCCATCCGTCAGGCTCATGTTCAAGTGGCCGCGGCCCGTCAAGTGGTGGAAGAAATTGCCATGGCGCAGCCCACATAA
- a CDS encoding GMC family oxidoreductase → MRDLYDVVIIGSGFGGAITGCRLAQAGRSVCILERGKRWRREEFPRTTGEIAGAFWHKDENPGFIDYRVFKNIDVIQGSGVGGGSLHYFNVHIRTPEEIFEKQGWPAQINRRVLSPYYDLVQDMLDAVPLSPPAGLEMPPRTKAFLAAAERSGRQAELLHIAVYTGPDRDNPHSGAPQRACDYSGNCLLGCQVHAKNTLDLNYIPLAEKHGAEVCQLHLVDKIEPLEGGGYRVHFDRSEPGGIDHGEPGSVIGKKVILAAGTLGTTELLLRSRDVHKTLPNLSPALGTRFSGNGDFLLAGTMEADRLVDPSQGPSITAVADFSTGTNQIHIEDLGFPDAVTWMLEGAMPSPNRIKNLFISLRNYLWSTFGFYRGASRLSFELEKLFSGGATSRFLPYLGMGSDAADGRLRLTDGWIDISWSHRRSRKMFKEMEKALRALSRGLGGRYVTSLLWRWPFRKLLTAHPLGGCTMADSQAQGVVNQFGEVWGYPDLYVADGSIIPTALSVNPSMTISALAERIAFWLIHGREMEPGDMRTPENR, encoded by the coding sequence ATGAGAGACTTATACGATGTGGTGATTATCGGCTCGGGATTTGGCGGCGCCATTACCGGCTGTCGGTTGGCCCAAGCCGGACGCTCGGTCTGTATCCTGGAACGGGGCAAAAGATGGAGAAGAGAAGAATTCCCCAGAACCACCGGCGAGATCGCCGGGGCTTTCTGGCATAAAGACGAAAACCCTGGCTTTATAGACTACCGGGTCTTTAAAAATATCGATGTTATCCAGGGCAGTGGTGTAGGTGGAGGCTCCCTGCACTACTTCAATGTTCATATCAGAACCCCTGAGGAGATCTTTGAGAAGCAGGGCTGGCCGGCTCAGATCAACCGCAGGGTCCTTTCGCCCTACTATGATCTAGTGCAAGATATGTTGGATGCGGTTCCTTTAAGTCCGCCGGCAGGGCTTGAAATGCCCCCCAGAACCAAGGCGTTTTTGGCCGCGGCAGAACGCAGCGGGCGCCAGGCCGAACTGCTTCATATTGCTGTTTATACCGGCCCGGATCGGGACAACCCCCATAGCGGGGCACCGCAGCGGGCCTGTGATTACTCGGGCAACTGCCTGTTAGGTTGCCAGGTTCATGCCAAGAACACCCTGGATCTTAATTATATACCACTAGCAGAGAAACATGGCGCCGAAGTCTGTCAACTGCATCTGGTGGATAAAATAGAGCCACTGGAAGGCGGAGGCTATAGGGTGCATTTTGACCGAAGCGAGCCCGGCGGCATCGATCATGGCGAGCCTGGGTCGGTCATCGGCAAAAAGGTCATCCTGGCGGCGGGGACTCTGGGAACCACTGAACTCCTGCTGCGCAGCCGGGACGTGCATAAGACTTTGCCTAATCTCAGTCCGGCTCTGGGGACCAGGTTTTCCGGCAATGGCGACTTTCTTCTGGCTGGAACTATGGAGGCCGACCGCCTGGTGGATCCCAGTCAGGGCCCCAGCATTACTGCCGTGGCAGATTTTTCCACCGGCACCAACCAGATCCATATCGAAGATCTGGGCTTTCCCGATGCCGTCACGTGGATGCTGGAAGGCGCCATGCCCAGCCCCAACCGGATTAAGAATCTGTTCATTTCCCTGAGGAATTATCTGTGGTCAACTTTCGGATTTTACCGGGGAGCAAGCCGGCTCAGTTTCGAGTTGGAGAAATTGTTTTCCGGAGGAGCAACCTCCAGATTTTTGCCTTATCTGGGGATGGGAAGCGATGCGGCGGACGGGCGGCTGCGGTTGACAGATGGATGGATCGATATCAGCTGGAGCCATCGCCGGAGCCGGAAGATGTTTAAAGAAATGGAAAAGGCCCTTCGGGCCTTGAGCCGGGGCCTCGGCGGCAGGTATGTCACCAGCCTGCTATGGCGCTGGCCATTCCGAAAGCTGCTCACTGCCCATCCGTTAGGAGGATGTACTATGGCGGATAGCCAAGCCCAAGGTGTAGTCAATCAATTCGGCGAAGTCTGGGGATACCCGGACCTTTATGTGGCTGACGGGTCCATTATCCCGACCGCACTGTCGGTTAACCCTTCCATGACCATCAGCGCCCTGGCAGAAAGGATCGCTTTTTGGTTGATCCATGGTAGGGAGATGGAGCCGGGAGATATGAGAACACCGGAGAATAGGTGA
- a CDS encoding alpha/beta fold hydrolase has translation MARLASPIENIKDYYTVVVIGSGYGGAIAASRLARAGQQVCILERGKEFQPGEYPDTEAEALSEMQTDLPQKHIGPKTGLYDFRVNEDINVVLGCGLGGTSLINANVCLPPEPRIFDDPCWPQELRNDLATLVMDGLRRAEEMLKPTPFPDDFPKLNKLQALEKSAAHLKEKFYRPPIKVTFKDGINHVGVEQQACKVCGDCVSGCNYAAKNTLIMNYLPDAKNHGAEIYTQVAVRRLERQNGRWLVHYRVLEAGREIFDAPDMFVSADLVILGAGALGSTEILLRSRGAGLSLSDQLGQHFTGNGDVLGFSYNADVEIDGVGWGPRPPGELPPVGPTITGIIDKRQSPQLEEGLVIEEGAIPGVLAKFIPQTMALAAKLMGQDTDAGLLDLVREKARELDSLVRGPYHGAIRNTQTYLVMTHDNAGGRMYLEDDRLRIDWPGVGSQPIFARVNDLLKQATVPLGGTYLTNPIWSQLFKHDLITVHPLGGCRMAENAADGVVNHKGQVFSGQTGAAVYDSLYVCDGSIMPRSLGVNPLLTICALAERCLARLAQDRGWTINYQLPSAPSQAAAPARLGLQFTETMKGYFSTKVKDDYAQGAQQGKEDGSPCEFTLTIISEDSEDMIANPQHRARMLGTLTGPALSSQPLTVTQGEFNLFIEDPDRPDTRQMRYGMKLASTEGRQYYFYGFKVIHNDPGYDVWADTTTLYITLYDGDSRQSPVLGKGVLIIQPEDFLRQMTTMQVTNAVTSTQRLEALARFGHFFAGVLYDTYGGIFANPMAFNPEAPPRKKRPLRVGAPQVHSFPTQDGVQLKLTRYQGGDKGPVILSHGLGVSSLIFSMDTIDTNLLEYLWSHGYDVWLLDYRASIDLPAAATQFTADDIATYDYPAAVAKVQELTGADTVQMVVHCFGSTTFFMAMLAGLKGVRSAVCSQVATHMQAPILTRLKTGLHLPSFLEALGVPSLTAYTDTHANWQDRLYDKFLQLYPVEAEERCDSAVCHRITFMYGQLFEHDQLNSATHNALHEMFGVANIRAFEHLALMTRQGHLVRADGAEIYLPHLERLALPITFIHGAENQVFLPESTEITYNLLREQNGSNLYQRYVIPHYGHIDCIFGKNAVVDVYPLVLQHLEATK, from the coding sequence ATGGCCCGATTAGCCTCACCCATTGAGAATATTAAAGACTACTATACTGTGGTGGTGATCGGTTCCGGGTATGGCGGCGCCATCGCCGCCTCCCGCTTGGCGCGGGCCGGGCAACAGGTTTGCATCCTGGAACGGGGGAAAGAATTCCAACCGGGCGAATATCCGGACACCGAAGCCGAAGCCCTGTCTGAAATGCAAACCGATCTCCCCCAGAAGCATATCGGCCCCAAGACCGGCCTCTACGATTTCCGGGTCAATGAAGATATCAATGTGGTGCTGGGGTGCGGATTGGGGGGCACATCCCTGATCAATGCCAACGTTTGCCTGCCTCCCGAGCCTCGCATCTTTGATGATCCTTGCTGGCCTCAAGAGCTGCGCAATGATCTGGCAACTTTGGTGATGGATGGGCTCCGGCGCGCTGAGGAAATGCTTAAACCCACGCCATTCCCCGACGATTTCCCCAAGTTGAACAAGTTGCAGGCCTTGGAAAAATCGGCTGCTCATCTGAAGGAGAAATTCTATCGCCCGCCCATCAAAGTAACCTTCAAAGACGGCATCAATCATGTGGGGGTGGAGCAACAGGCCTGCAAGGTGTGCGGCGACTGCGTCTCGGGCTGTAACTACGCCGCCAAAAACACCTTGATCATGAATTACTTGCCTGATGCCAAAAATCATGGCGCCGAAATTTACACCCAGGTGGCGGTACGGCGCCTTGAGCGCCAAAATGGGCGTTGGCTGGTGCATTATCGGGTGCTGGAAGCAGGGCGGGAGATATTTGATGCCCCTGACATGTTTGTGAGCGCCGACCTGGTGATCTTGGGCGCCGGCGCCCTGGGTTCCACCGAAATCCTCCTGCGTTCGCGAGGCGCCGGCTTATCCCTGTCTGATCAGTTGGGGCAGCATTTCACCGGCAACGGTGATGTGTTGGGTTTCAGCTATAACGCCGACGTCGAGATCGACGGGGTCGGCTGGGGCCCCCGCCCGCCAGGGGAATTGCCGCCGGTGGGACCGACCATCACCGGCATCATCGATAAACGTCAATCGCCTCAATTGGAAGAAGGCCTGGTGATCGAGGAAGGAGCCATCCCCGGGGTGCTGGCAAAATTTATCCCCCAAACCATGGCCCTGGCGGCAAAATTAATGGGCCAGGACACCGACGCCGGCTTGCTGGACCTGGTCAGAGAAAAGGCCCGGGAACTGGACAGCCTGGTGCGGGGCCCTTATCACGGCGCTATCCGCAACACCCAAACCTACCTGGTTATGACCCATGACAATGCCGGCGGCCGCATGTATCTGGAAGATGACCGTCTGCGCATCGATTGGCCCGGGGTGGGTAGTCAACCCATCTTTGCGCGGGTCAATGACCTCCTGAAACAGGCAACCGTTCCCCTGGGCGGCACCTATCTGACCAACCCCATTTGGAGTCAGCTTTTCAAGCATGATCTGATCACCGTCCATCCATTGGGCGGCTGCCGCATGGCCGAAAATGCGGCCGATGGAGTGGTCAACCACAAGGGCCAGGTCTTCTCAGGCCAGACTGGCGCCGCAGTCTACGACAGCCTGTACGTGTGTGATGGCTCCATCATGCCCCGGTCACTGGGGGTGAACCCCCTGCTGACGATTTGCGCCCTGGCCGAGCGTTGCCTGGCGCGGTTGGCCCAGGACCGGGGCTGGACCATTAACTACCAGCTCCCTTCAGCTCCCAGCCAGGCGGCGGCGCCGGCCCGCCTGGGCCTGCAATTCACCGAAACCATGAAGGGTTATTTCTCCACCAAAGTTAAGGATGATTATGCCCAGGGAGCTCAGCAAGGCAAGGAGGACGGCTCCCCTTGCGAATTCACCCTCACTATCATCTCTGAGGATTCAGAGGACATGATTGCCAACCCCCAACACCGGGCCCGCATGCTGGGCACTCTTACTGGACCGGCCCTTTCGTCTCAACCCCTCACGGTTACCCAGGGAGAATTTAACCTGTTTATCGAGGACCCGGACCGTCCCGATACCCGGCAGATGCGTTATGGCATGAAGCTGGCCAGTACCGAGGGCAGGCAGTATTATTTTTACGGTTTCAAGGTGATCCACAACGATCCGGGATATGATGTGTGGGCGGATACTACTACCTTATATATCACCCTCTACGATGGCGACAGCCGCCAAAGCCCGGTCCTCGGAAAAGGCGTCTTGATCATTCAACCGGAAGATTTCCTGAGGCAAATGACCACCATGCAGGTGACCAACGCGGTGACCTCCACCCAGAGGTTGGAAGCTCTGGCCCGCTTCGGCCACTTCTTTGCGGGGGTATTGTATGACACTTATGGCGGCATTTTCGCCAACCCCATGGCGTTCAATCCGGAAGCCCCACCCCGGAAGAAAAGGCCCCTGCGGGTCGGGGCTCCCCAGGTCCATTCTTTCCCCACCCAAGACGGGGTGCAGCTTAAGCTCACCCGCTATCAGGGGGGAGATAAAGGTCCGGTGATTCTGTCCCACGGCCTGGGGGTATCCAGCTTAATTTTCTCGATGGACACCATCGACACCAATTTATTGGAGTATCTCTGGTCCCACGGCTATGATGTCTGGCTGCTGGATTACCGGGCCAGCATCGATCTGCCCGCGGCCGCGACTCAATTCACGGCTGACGATATTGCCACTTACGATTACCCCGCCGCGGTGGCCAAAGTCCAAGAATTGACCGGCGCCGACACGGTGCAGATGGTGGTCCATTGCTTCGGCTCCACCACCTTTTTCATGGCCATGCTCGCCGGACTCAAAGGGGTCCGGTCGGCGGTGTGTTCCCAAGTCGCCACCCATATGCAGGCCCCCATTTTGACGCGGCTCAAGACCGGTTTACACCTGCCCTCTTTTTTGGAAGCTCTGGGCGTGCCATCCCTGACCGCTTATACCGATACTCATGCCAACTGGCAGGATCGGCTTTATGACAAGTTCCTGCAGCTCTATCCGGTGGAAGCCGAAGAACGCTGCGACAGCGCCGTCTGTCATCGCATCACTTTTATGTATGGCCAGCTGTTCGAACATGACCAACTGAACAGTGCCACCCATAATGCTTTGCACGAAATGTTTGGCGTGGCCAACATCAGAGCCTTCGAGCATCTGGCCTTGATGACCCGCCAGGGGCATTTGGTGAGGGCTGACGGGGCCGAGATCTACCTCCCTCATTTGGAACGCCTGGCCCTTCCCATTACTTTTATTCATGGGGCGGAAAACCAGGTCTTTTTGCCGGAAAGCACGGAAATCACTTATAACCTGCTGCGGGAGCAAAATGGCAGCAATCTATACCAGCGCTATGTCATCCCCCATTACGGCCATATTGATTGCATCTTTGGGAAAAATGCCGTAGTGGATGTTTACCCGTTAGTTTTGCAACACTTGGAAGCTACGAAATAG